A stretch of Methanobrevibacter sp. YE315 DNA encodes these proteins:
- the purQ gene encoding phosphoribosylformylglycinamidine synthase subunit PurQ, with protein MKIGVIRFPGTNCDRDVAQAIELAGLTPEYIWWSEEKLTDYDGIVIPGGFSYGDYLRAGAMASITPVIDGIKELVKEEKPVLGICNGAQILGEIGLVPGIFITNENPKFNCEWVDLKVSTNRTPFTKAFNNNQTIALPIAHAEGRFYTENIDLLKDQDQIVLQFEGKNPNGSMEAITSVCDESGLVCAMMPHPERACEKIFGSDDGLNFFKGFL; from the coding sequence ATGAAAATTGGAGTAATAAGATTTCCGGGAACCAATTGTGACAGGGATGTTGCACAGGCTATTGAATTGGCCGGTCTTACACCTGAGTATATTTGGTGGAGTGAGGAAAAATTAACAGATTATGATGGTATTGTTATTCCTGGAGGTTTTTCATACGGGGATTACTTAAGAGCAGGTGCAATGGCATCCATCACCCCTGTAATCGATGGAATCAAAGAATTGGTAAAAGAGGAAAAACCTGTTTTAGGAATCTGTAACGGCGCTCAAATTTTAGGAGAAATTGGTCTCGTTCCAGGAATTTTCATAACAAATGAAAATCCTAAATTCAATTGTGAGTGGGTTGACTTGAAAGTTTCAACCAATAGGACTCCTTTTACAAAAGCATTCAATAATAATCAGACCATTGCTCTTCCTATTGCTCATGCTGAAGGCAGATTTTATACAGAAAATATTGATTTGTTGAAGGATCAGGATCAAATTGTATTGCAGTTCGAAGGCAAAAACCCTAACGGGTCCATGGAAGCTATTACAAGCGTATGTGACGAATCAGGGCTTGTATGTGCCATGATGCCTCACCCTGAAAGGGCTTGTGAAAAGATTTTCGGTTCTGATGATGGTTTAAATTTCTTTAAAGGATTTTTATAG
- the purS gene encoding phosphoribosylformylglycinamidine synthase subunit PurS has translation MLFDIEVKISLKSGMLNPEATTIERSLELLGYDVNNVKTVEIIKFQMEGEDREAIRENVVDMCERLLCNPVIHDYKINVIPQNMACGK, from the coding sequence ATGTTATTCGATATTGAAGTGAAAATATCTTTAAAAAGTGGTATGTTAAACCCTGAAGCTACTACAATTGAAAGGTCTCTTGAATTGCTTGGTTATGATGTAAATAATGTTAAAACTGTTGAAATCATCAAATTCCAAATGGAAGGCGAAGACCGTGAAGCAATAAGGGAAAATGTAGTTGACATGTGTGAAAGATTACTTTGTAATCCGGTTATTCATGATTATAAGATTAATGTTATTCCACAGAATATGGCTTGTGGCAAATAG
- the purC gene encoding phosphoribosylaminoimidazolesuccinocarboxamide synthase, with product MDKKELINCGKVKSVYNSTNDDEVIIEFRDDMTAGDGERKEVMNNKGAYNAIISSKIFKVLEENGIETQFIDLPEPNVMIAKKLEMIPIEVIVRNIATGSLIRKYPIADGKRLNPPIVQMDYKDDEYHDPMLNDSIIKALGIATQEEIDILTEKALKINEVLTAFLKDAGIILVDFKVEFGKDKDGNILLGDEISPDGCRLWDSQTLDMLDKELFRKGKDSEVMDAYIEVYNRIIPDDEKVI from the coding sequence ATGGACAAAAAAGAGTTAATTAATTGCGGTAAAGTAAAAAGCGTATATAATTCTACAAATGATGATGAGGTCATTATTGAGTTTAGAGATGATATGACTGCTGGTGACGGTGAACGTAAAGAAGTAATGAACAACAAGGGGGCATATAATGCAATTATCTCTTCTAAAATCTTTAAGGTATTGGAAGAAAACGGCATTGAAACCCAATTCATCGATTTGCCAGAACCTAATGTCATGATTGCAAAGAAACTTGAAATGATTCCTATTGAAGTCATTGTCAGAAACATTGCTACAGGAAGTTTAATCCGTAAATATCCTATTGCAGATGGTAAAAGATTAAACCCGCCTATTGTCCAAATGGACTATAAGGATGATGAGTACCATGACCCTATGCTTAATGATTCCATAATCAAAGCTTTAGGAATTGCTACACAGGAAGAAATCGACATCCTAACTGAAAAGGCATTGAAAATCAATGAGGTTCTAACAGCTTTCCTGAAAGATGCTGGCATTATTTTAGTTGATTTTAAAGTCGAATTCGGTAAGGATAAAGACGGTAACATCCTTTTAGGTGATGAAATTTCTCCTGATGGATGCAGATTATGGGACAGTCAAACTTTAGACATGTTGGATAAAGAATTATTTAGAAAAGGAAAAGACAGCGAAGTTATGGATGCTTATATAGAAGTTTATAATAGAATTATTCCTGATGATGAAAAGGTGATTTAG
- a CDS encoding flagellar protein, FliL: MALLIVGGAFALNSMNNGPDIQKDNSSTDVGRGDNMTSSNNANASLDNDSDIVSEEIKFNAQNGEGYYREVTYRDGGFRQFDVETGELIGSSYSSDQSKLPSLE; encoded by the coding sequence GTGGCATTATTAATTGTTGGCGGTGCTTTTGCATTAAATTCAATGAATAATGGTCCGGACATACAAAAAGACAATAGTTCAACAGATGTTGGTAGAGGTGATAATATGACATCTTCAAATAATGCAAACGCTTCACTAGATAATGATAGTGATATTGTAAGCGAGGAAATTAAATTTAACGCACAAAACGGCGAAGGATACTACCGTGAAGTAACTTACAGAGACGGGGGATTTCGCCAATTTGATGTGGAAACCGGTGAGCTTATCGGTTCTTCATACAGTTCCGACCAAAGCAAACTTCCGAGCTTGGAATGA
- a CDS encoding sodium-dependent transporter produces MADKNEWGSNLSFILAMIGSAVGLGNIWRYPYVLYSNGGGAFYIPYIVAILLMGMPFLILEYGVGYNFKSSFAKAIRKINSKCEYLGWFLPVAVFMIMIYYSAILGWDGIYMLLSFTKGWGADPNTFFATTLLQSSESYMGLLNFIPLIAVAMLVGWVIIWFISHRDLEEGLGKVSKLLVPLLFIIMVVIVGFSITLPGASIGLAELFNPDWSLLGHFEIWMAAFGQIVFSLSLGMSIAFTYASYTKDDADLITNTISIALANSLFENFAALGVFSILGYMSLQSGTAVSELVTQGTGLVFVAYPTVFNVLGQWAVVLGPLFFLTVYLAGLTSILSTVEPLSFSIQNKFGLSRSKTMTILCAVGAAISMIYATSFGGSLLGFVDTFINQIALLFGVIVECIVFAWIFKAEKLVNFLNSKSKTIKLGKWWLIIVKYVLPIVVTIIWIGGMIDVFNNGTMDQLNFTIVSAILLLVASLIFTILPAKNPDWDKTEDRI; encoded by the coding sequence ATGGCAGATAAAAACGAATGGGGCAGTAACCTTTCATTTATTTTAGCAATGATTGGTTCTGCAGTTGGTCTTGGAAACATTTGGAGATATCCATATGTGCTTTATTCTAACGGTGGGGGAGCATTCTACATCCCTTATATTGTTGCAATTCTCTTAATGGGAATGCCTTTCCTGATTTTGGAGTATGGTGTTGGATATAATTTCAAATCTTCTTTTGCAAAGGCAATCAGAAAGATCAATTCCAAATGCGAATATTTGGGATGGTTTTTACCGGTTGCAGTATTTATGATTATGATTTATTACTCAGCTATTCTCGGTTGGGATGGAATCTATATGCTTTTGAGTTTCACTAAAGGTTGGGGAGCAGATCCGAACACTTTCTTTGCGACTACTCTTTTGCAATCTTCCGAATCTTATATGGGATTGCTCAATTTCATTCCTCTCATTGCTGTTGCAATGCTTGTCGGTTGGGTCATTATTTGGTTTATTTCTCACAGGGACCTTGAAGAGGGTTTAGGAAAAGTATCAAAACTCCTGGTTCCTCTGCTTTTTATCATCATGGTTGTCATTGTTGGATTTTCAATTACATTGCCTGGTGCTTCAATAGGTTTGGCGGAGCTATTCAACCCCGATTGGTCACTTTTAGGCCATTTTGAAATATGGATGGCTGCTTTTGGTCAAATCGTATTTTCCCTAAGTTTGGGAATGTCAATCGCATTTACCTATGCAAGCTACACCAAGGACGATGCCGATTTGATTACAAATACCATTTCAATTGCGCTTGCAAATTCATTGTTTGAAAACTTCGCGGCATTAGGAGTGTTCTCCATTTTAGGTTACATGTCATTGCAATCAGGAACTGCAGTATCCGAACTGGTAACTCAGGGAACAGGTCTGGTATTTGTTGCTTATCCTACTGTGTTTAATGTATTGGGCCAATGGGCCGTCGTTTTAGGACCATTATTCTTCCTGACAGTCTATCTTGCAGGCCTTACAAGTATATTATCTACTGTTGAACCGTTGTCCTTTTCAATTCAAAATAAGTTCGGTCTTTCAAGGTCAAAAACAATGACAATATTGTGTGCTGTCGGTGCAGCCATTTCAATGATTTATGCAACATCATTCGGAGGGTCACTGCTTGGTTTTGTGGATACATTCATCAACCAGATTGCATTGTTGTTCGGTGTTATTGTTGAGTGTATTGTTTTTGCCTGGATATTTAAAGCCGAAAAATTGGTCAATTTCTTGAACAGTAAAAGCAAAACCATTAAACTTGGTAAATGGTGGCTTATTATCGTAAAATATGTTTTACCAATCGTTGTAACTATCATATGGATTGGCGGAATGATTGATGTTTTCAATAATGGGACTATGGATCAATTGAACTTCACAATTGTCTCTGCAATTCTTTTATTGGTGGCTTCTTTGATATTCACTATTCTTCCGGCTAAAAATCCAGATTGGGATAAAACTGAGGATAGGATATGA
- a CDS encoding phosphorylcholine transferase LicD, whose amino-acid sequence MEAHDDETLQHIKDVTLLILKDFKEICEENNLKYYLWFGTEIGAVRHQGFIPWDDDIDIVMFREDYEKFLKIMEEKNCEKYTVLDSRYNEEYFFQFGRLSLNGTHWVEFWDKFVSFDLGMHIDLFILDKLPNNNIKRFFFMRICLILCKFYAISTIKFDEGSKIVQLIVNTLHPIFNVIGLTPSYFQKKLPKLFRKYENKDCKYYADLTLNYLSYFKLSDFEPSKVVQFEDIQATIPNNQDATLGQIYGDYMTLPPEEDRFWHNLHDIDFGEY is encoded by the coding sequence ATGGAAGCTCATGATGATGAAACACTCCAACATATCAAAGATGTAACCCTTTTAATTTTAAAAGATTTTAAGGAAATTTGCGAAGAAAATAACTTAAAATATTATTTATGGTTTGGAACAGAGATTGGAGCTGTCAGACATCAAGGTTTTATTCCATGGGATGATGATATTGATATTGTAATGTTTAGAGAAGATTATGAAAAATTCTTAAAAATAATGGAAGAAAAAAACTGTGAAAAATACACGGTTTTAGATTCTAGATATAATGAAGAATATTTCTTCCAATTTGGTAGATTGTCTTTAAATGGGACTCATTGGGTTGAATTCTGGGATAAATTTGTATCATTTGATTTGGGCATGCATATAGATTTATTCATTCTCGATAAACTTCCTAATAATAATATCAAAAGATTTTTCTTCATGCGTATATGTTTAATATTATGTAAATTTTATGCAATTTCCACAATCAAATTTGATGAAGGATCTAAGATTGTTCAGTTGATTGTCAATACATTGCATCCAATCTTTAATGTTATTGGTTTAACACCGAGTTATTTCCAAAAAAAATTGCCTAAATTATTCAGGAAATATGAAAATAAAGATTGTAAATATTATGCGGATTTAACATTGAATTACTTATCTTATTTCAAATTATCTGATTTTGAACCTTCTAAAGTAGTTCAATTTGAAGATATTCAAGCAACAATTCCGAATAATCAAGATGCTACATTGGGCCAGATATATGGAGATTATATGACTTTACCTCCAGAAGAAGATCGCTTTTGGCATAATTTACATGATATTGATTTTGGTGAGTATTAG
- a CDS encoding adenylyltransferase/cytidyltransferase family protein — protein MIKVITYGTYDLFHYGHQRLLERAKDLGDYLIVGVTADDFDKQRGKINVHQSLMERIESVRATGLADEIIIEEYEGQKIDDIKRFDVDIFTVGSDWVGHFDYLKEYCDVVYLPRTEGVSSSDIRSQKRNISLGLVGDGTVLKKFYDESKYVNGIEVTEICIYNDEEKKCYENEDVSIIDDYDRLLGNVDAVFIVSHPSMHYQHIKKALVNDVHVLCESPITLDENQFSELLGLSQKNNLILMESIKTAYSTAYDRLLLLIKGGNIGDVYSVDSTCTSIRQFNENSWNSISAWGPVALLPVFQILGTDYDEKHINSLLLEGKDNFDLFTKIDFKYKNAVASIKVGNSVKSEGELIISGSEGYAYVPAPWWKTDYFELRYENQEENKKYFYQLDGEGIRYELVAFAKSIELGKLIGYVSPEVSKAICKIMEDFENKELNIIKKY, from the coding sequence ATGATTAAAGTAATTACTTATGGGACTTATGATTTATTCCATTATGGTCATCAAAGACTCTTAGAACGAGCAAAGGATTTAGGAGATTATCTTATTGTAGGTGTTACTGCAGATGATTTTGATAAACAAAGAGGGAAAATTAATGTTCACCAGTCCTTGATGGAAAGAATAGAATCTGTACGTGCAACTGGCCTGGCTGACGAGATAATTATTGAAGAATACGAAGGTCAGAAAATTGATGATATAAAAAGGTTTGATGTAGATATTTTTACAGTAGGCTCTGATTGGGTTGGTCATTTCGATTATCTAAAAGAATATTGTGATGTGGTTTATTTACCAAGGACTGAAGGTGTTTCAAGTTCAGATATCCGATCTCAAAAAAGAAACATTAGTTTGGGTTTAGTTGGAGATGGAACAGTATTAAAAAAATTTTATGACGAGTCAAAATATGTTAATGGGATTGAAGTAACTGAAATTTGTATTTATAACGATGAAGAGAAGAAATGTTATGAAAATGAAGATGTGAGTATAATTGATGATTATGATAGATTATTAGGAAATGTTGATGCAGTTTTTATTGTTTCACATCCTTCAATGCATTATCAGCATATTAAAAAAGCTTTGGTAAATGATGTCCATGTTCTCTGTGAATCTCCAATTACACTGGATGAAAATCAATTTTCAGAACTTCTGGGTTTATCTCAGAAAAATAATTTAATTTTAATGGAATCAATTAAAACTGCTTATTCTACCGCTTATGATAGGTTATTATTATTAATTAAAGGTGGAAATATTGGTGATGTTTATTCTGTTGATTCAACTTGTACTAGTATAAGACAATTTAATGAAAATTCTTGGAATAGTATTTCTGCATGGGGTCCAGTTGCGTTATTACCAGTATTTCAGATTCTTGGGACAGATTATGATGAAAAACATATAAATTCATTACTTTTAGAAGGAAAAGATAATTTTGATTTGTTTACTAAAATTGATTTTAAATATAAAAATGCTGTTGCATCTATTAAAGTGGGGAATAGTGTTAAATCAGAAGGTGAGTTGATAATTTCTGGAAGTGAAGGATATGCCTATGTGCCAGCACCATGGTGGAAAACTGATTATTTTGAGTTAAGATATGAAAATCAGGAGGAAAATAAGAAATATTTCTATCAGTTAGATGGTGAAGGTATCAGATATGAGCTTGTGGCTTTTGCAAAATCCATTGAACTTGGAAAATTAATTGGTTATGTATCTCCAGAGGTGTCAAAGGCCATCTGTAAAATAATGGAAGATTTTGAAAATAAAGAATTAAATATCATTAAAAAATATTGA
- a CDS encoding alanine--glyoxylate aminotransferase family protein, with translation MLNFALGPVMSSDLILNIGAQQTPYFRTPEFSKINLENEQLMKELVFADEDARAIFLTGSGTSGMESTVMNVFNENDKVLIVNGGGFGQRFVDLCELHNIPCDDIKVDFGSCLTKEMLYEYDNEDYTAFIVNICETSSGVHYDIDMISDFCEKNNLLLVVDAVSSFLADYINMVDHKVDVIITGSQKALACPPGIAIIVLSPKAIERVNNNTCKSMYFDFEDMLINGVRGQTPYTPAITIILQLNARLKQIKDDGGSEAEIKRISDLACDFRTKIEQFPFEVRCKCLSNAVTTVHSKEILDVNLVEILKNEYDIWVSTARDDLSKDMIFRVGHMGDLTSEDNDKLIDALKDIQKRGLF, from the coding sequence ATGTTAAATTTTGCATTAGGTCCAGTTATGAGCAGTGATTTAATTCTTAATATAGGAGCTCAACAAACTCCTTATTTTAGAACACCTGAATTTTCTAAAATTAATCTGGAAAATGAACAATTGATGAAAGAATTAGTTTTTGCTGATGAAGATGCGAGAGCTATTTTTTTAACAGGATCTGGGACTTCAGGTATGGAATCCACTGTGATGAATGTCTTCAATGAAAATGATAAGGTTTTAATTGTAAATGGTGGTGGATTTGGCCAAAGATTTGTTGATTTATGCGAACTCCACAATATACCTTGTGATGACATTAAAGTTGATTTTGGATCTTGCCTTACAAAAGAGATGTTATATGAATATGATAATGAGGATTACACTGCTTTTATAGTTAATATTTGTGAGACAAGTTCTGGTGTTCATTATGATATTGACATGATAAGTGATTTCTGTGAGAAGAACAATCTTTTATTAGTAGTTGATGCAGTTAGTTCTTTTTTAGCAGATTATATCAATATGGTTGACCATAAGGTTGATGTGATTATAACTGGTTCTCAAAAAGCTCTTGCATGCCCTCCAGGTATTGCAATTATAGTTCTATCACCTAAAGCAATTGAAAGAGTTAATAATAATACTTGTAAATCAATGTATTTTGATTTTGAAGACATGTTGATTAATGGTGTAAGGGGTCAAACACCATACACTCCTGCAATTACAATTATATTACAACTTAATGCCAGATTAAAACAGATTAAAGATGATGGTGGATCAGAAGCAGAAATAAAAAGAATATCTGATTTAGCTTGTGATTTTAGAACAAAAATAGAACAATTTCCATTTGAAGTTAGATGTAAATGTTTATCAAATGCAGTCACTACCGTTCATTCAAAGGAAATTCTTGATGTTAATCTTGTTGAAATATTAAAAAATGAATATGATATTTGGGTTAGTACCGCACGTGATGACCTTTCAAAAGATATGATATTTAGAGTAGGTCATATGGGCGATTTAACAAGTGAAGACAATGATAAACTAATCGATGCACTTAAAGATATACAAAAAAGAGGCTTATTTTAA
- a CDS encoding class I SAM-dependent methyltransferase produces MSRLYGNNEDISPNKVKDFFNDRANRDLESEFSIVLFQDKENSAQRHEEEKKLFYEHIDSSGKKILEIGCGVGRWVEALHDKCESYLGLDFSEELLKIAEESYDYENCKFQLMSATDIKVDELVIQPPFDIVIFSGFLMYINDSDLEIIMDEVNSVCGEDKKVFAMEPISCMESRLTLKDFYSEGLEADYNAIYRTEQEYREIFNKLNCDNIFSDYLFDDLSDHTETKYMFFVIE; encoded by the coding sequence ATGTCTAGATTATATGGAAATAATGAAGATATTAGTCCTAATAAAGTAAAAGATTTTTTCAATGATAGGGCTAATCGTGATTTGGAAAGTGAATTTTCAATTGTTTTGTTTCAAGATAAAGAAAATTCCGCACAAAGGCACGAAGAAGAAAAAAAGTTATTTTATGAACATATTGACTCTTCTGGTAAAAAAATTTTAGAAATTGGATGTGGAGTTGGCCGTTGGGTTGAAGCATTACATGACAAATGTGAATCATATTTAGGTTTAGATTTTTCAGAAGAACTTTTAAAAATAGCTGAAGAATCTTATGATTATGAAAATTGTAAATTTCAATTAATGTCTGCTACCGATATTAAAGTAGATGAGCTAGTTATTCAACCGCCATTTGATATAGTTATCTTCAGCGGATTTTTAATGTATATTAATGATTCTGATTTGGAAATTATCATGGATGAAGTGAACTCTGTTTGTGGAGAGGATAAAAAAGTTTTTGCAATGGAGCCGATTTCTTGCATGGAATCAAGATTAACTCTTAAAGATTTTTATTCCGAAGGTTTAGAAGCGGATTATAATGCTATTTATCGTACTGAACAAGAATATCGAGAAATATTTAATAAATTAAATTGTGATAATATCTTTTCAGATTACCTTTTTGATGATTTAAGTGACCATACTGAAACTAAATACATGTTTTTTGTAATTGAATAG
- a CDS encoding phosphorylcholine transferase LicD, with protein sequence MFKSKRYDDETLKHLQKVQIMMLKDFVKICEENKIMYFLIGGSLLGAVRHGGFIPWDDDIDVIMYRRDFERLDNIMQNKKNDKYGIFNVLNEKNYHHTWPQFILKGTAFIDWWGDQVDYTPNIYIDIFIMDNIPENKIKRFIHRWISFTLNQMVIYSIIKYKNESKIKEIIQQIAHYILKIIPISSMTLKKRCIKTYRKYENIECNEYCDFPSMHFMPIYESKDFLPPKKAKFEDIEVNIPNDYDKILTRLYNDYMELPPEEKRFRPAPEKIDFGKY encoded by the coding sequence ATGTTCAAATCAAAAAGATATGATGATGAAACGCTTAAACATTTACAAAAAGTTCAAATAATGATGTTAAAAGACTTTGTTAAAATATGTGAAGAAAACAAAATAATGTACTTTTTAATTGGAGGTTCTTTATTAGGAGCGGTCAGACATGGTGGATTTATTCCTTGGGATGATGACATTGATGTTATAATGTATAGAAGAGACTTCGAAAGATTAGATAACATAATGCAAAACAAAAAAAATGATAAATATGGGATTTTTAATGTTTTAAATGAAAAAAATTATCATCATACTTGGCCTCAATTTATACTTAAAGGTACTGCTTTTATAGATTGGTGGGGGGACCAAGTAGATTATACTCCAAATATTTATATTGATATTTTTATTATGGATAATATCCCAGAAAATAAAATTAAACGATTCATTCACAGATGGATCTCATTTACACTTAACCAAATGGTTATTTATTCAATAATTAAATATAAAAATGAATCTAAAATAAAAGAGATTATACAACAAATAGCTCATTATATCTTAAAAATTATCCCCATTTCTTCCATGACACTTAAAAAAAGATGCATAAAAACATATAGAAAATATGAAAATATTGAATGCAACGAATATTGCGATTTTCCATCAATGCACTTCATGCCAATTTATGAATCAAAAGATTTTTTACCTCCAAAAAAAGCAAAATTTGAAGACATTGAAGTTAATATTCCAAACGATTATGATAAAATATTAACAAGACTCTATAATGATTATATGGAATTACCTCCAGAAGAAAAAAGATTCCGTCCAGCCCCTGAAAAAATTGATTTTGGAAAATATTAA
- a CDS encoding IspD/TarI family cytidylyltransferase codes for MNYVIILAAGFGTRIKNLTIPKQYYEINGIPIIMYTIKKFIDVNCFDHIYLTVDDSYKDLMIQLLKKHIDDYEQIKLVEGGKERIDSICNAIKQIEENNISDDDIVVVQDGVRPFVSDEIILNSIKCAKKYGTCATSSPVNDTIFQSEDGDTVDNIPVRSTLFCGQSPDAFNLKKFIKMLYGLNEEQKRKITGTSDICLFYDVPIKMIKGSNLNFKITTDADLKIAELLLKDMEF; via the coding sequence ATGAATTATGTTATAATTTTGGCAGCAGGATTTGGAACAAGAATCAAGAATCTAACAATTCCAAAGCAATATTATGAAATAAATGGAATCCCCATAATCATGTATACCATTAAAAAATTTATAGATGTGAATTGTTTTGATCATATTTACCTTACTGTAGATGATAGTTACAAAGATTTAATGATTCAACTTTTAAAAAAACATATTGATGATTATGAACAAATTAAATTAGTTGAAGGTGGAAAAGAACGTATCGATTCTATTTGTAATGCTATTAAACAAATTGAGGAGAATAACATCTCAGATGACGATATAGTTGTTGTTCAAGATGGTGTTAGGCCATTTGTAAGCGATGAAATAATCCTAAATAGCATTAAATGTGCTAAAAAATATGGCACTTGCGCTACATCTAGCCCCGTTAATGATACAATATTCCAATCTGAAGATGGGGATACTGTAGACAATATTCCAGTTAGAAGTACACTCTTTTGTGGACAATCCCCAGATGCATTTAACTTAAAAAAATTTATAAAAATGCTTTATGGTCTTAATGAAGAACAAAAGAGAAAAATTACTGGAACATCAGATATATGCTTATTCTATGATGTTCCAATTAAAATGATTAAGGGAAGTAATTTGAATTTTAAAATAACAACAGATGCTGATTTAAAAATAGCTGAATTATTATTAAAGGATATGGAATTCTAA
- a CDS encoding NAD(P)-dependent oxidoreductase, with protein MIFNKIIDEDLNQIIEENNGLRKLYNQTVMITGASGLIGSYFLNTLIKLNEEYGANIKIIPLIRNLNRLNKEIVNKEYINPIVQDILKPIKYDGDVDYIIHAASPASPPLMREKPVETNLANTVGTANALTFAKEHKTKKFLFISSREVYGQNISNQKYFKEDDIGLINQLIPRNSYAESKKAAENMCLGFNEEYGLDTKIVRLGQTFGPGMNINGGMVHTEFLKMLLNNEDIVLLSDGSSLRTYTYISDAISAMFKIILESKDIVYNAVNNKNEISIKELAETLITLCPEKKSKLVFDIEEEKEGYDYKTFKFCLITSEKIRDELGWNPKYSIKEGFERTINYLNSDVAH; from the coding sequence ATGATATTTAATAAAATAATTGATGAAGATTTAAATCAAATCATTGAAGAAAATAATGGATTAAGAAAATTATATAACCAAACAGTTATGATTACTGGAGCTTCTGGATTAATTGGAAGTTACTTTCTAAACACCTTAATAAAATTAAATGAAGAATATGGAGCTAATATCAAAATAATCCCACTGATTCGAAATTTGAATAGGTTAAACAAGGAAATAGTTAATAAAGAGTATATCAATCCAATTGTTCAAGATATCCTTAAACCAATAAAATATGATGGAGATGTAGATTATATAATTCATGCAGCAAGTCCTGCAAGCCCACCCCTTATGAGAGAAAAACCTGTAGAAACAAATCTTGCAAATACTGTGGGAACAGCAAATGCATTAACATTTGCAAAAGAACATAAAACAAAAAAATTTTTATTCATATCCTCACGTGAAGTTTATGGTCAAAATATTTCAAATCAAAAATATTTTAAAGAAGATGATATTGGACTAATTAATCAATTAATACCTAGAAATTCATATGCTGAAAGTAAGAAAGCTGCTGAAAATATGTGTTTAGGATTCAATGAGGAATATGGACTAGATACAAAAATTGTAAGACTAGGGCAAACATTCGGTCCCGGAATGAACATTAACGGAGGAATGGTTCACACGGAATTTCTAAAAATGCTACTCAATAACGAAGATATTGTATTGCTTAGTGATGGATCTTCACTAAGAACCTATACTTATATCAGTGATGCCATAAGTGCAATGTTTAAAATCATTCTAGAAAGTAAAGACATTGTTTATAATGCTGTAAATAACAAAAATGAAATTTCAATTAAAGAATTAGCTGAGACACTTATAACTTTATGTCCCGAAAAAAAATCAAAATTAGTGTTTGATATTGAAGAAGAAAAAGAAGGATACGATTATAAAACTTTTAAATTTTGTTTAATAACCTCAGAAAAAATTAGAGATGAACTGGGATGGAATCCTAAATATTCTATTAAAGAAGGATTTGAAAGAACAATTAACTATCTAAATAGTGATGTTGCACACTAA